From the genome of Pseudomonas sp. WJP1:
TCACTTTCAGGCTCTTGATGATACCGGCCTTCGGCGCAGGCACTTCCATGCTCGCCTTGTCCGACTCAAGTGTCAGGATGCTCTGGTCGGCTTCGATACGGTCGCCGACCTTCACAAACAGTTCAATTACTTCACCTTCACCGCTGCCGATGTCAGGTACGCGAATGAGTTCGCTCACAGAATCTCTCCTCAGCAGTCCAGTGGGTTGCGTTTTTCCGGGTCGATCCCGAACTTGGCGATGGCTTCAGCCACCACTTTAGGTTCGATATCGCCACGGTCAGCCAGTGCTTCAAGGGCTGCCAACACCACGAAATGACGGTCGACTTCGAAGAAATGACGCAGTTTCTTGCGGCTGTCGCTGCGGCCGAAACCGTCGGTGCCCAGGACTTTGAATTCCTTGGACGGTACCCACTGACGGATCTGCTCGGCGAACAGTTTCATGTAGTCGGTAGAGGCAATCACCGGACCTTGACGGCCGTTCAGGCACTCTTCCACATAGCTCAGCTTAGGCTTCTGGCCAGGGTGCAGACGGTTGGTGCGCTCAACGGCCAGGCCGTCGCGACGCAGTTCGTTGAAGCTGGTCACGCTCCACACGTCGGCGCCGACGTTGAACTGTTCACGCAGGATCTTCGCGGCTTCACGGACTTCACGCAGGATGGTGCCGGAGCCCATCAGCTGAACGTGGTGCGCCGCTTCGCGGTTGTCTTCCTCGAGCAGGTACATGCCTTTCTTGATGCCTTCTTCGGCACCGGCCGGCATGGCTGGCTGCTGGTAGGACTCGTTCATCACGGTGATGTAGTAGAAGACGTCCTGTTGCTCTTCGGTCATCTTCTTCATGCCGTCCTGGATGATCACCGCCAGCTCGTAGCCGTAGGTTGGATCATAGGTGCGGCAGTTCGGGATGGTCGAAGCCAGCAGGTGGCTATGACCGTCTTCGTGTTGCAGGCCTTCACCGTTGAGGGTGGTACGGCCGGCGGTGCCGCCGATCAGGAAGCCACGGGTACGGCTGTCGCCAGCGGCCCACGCGAGGTCGCCGATACGCTGGAAGCCGAACATCGAGTAGAAGATGTAGAACGGCAGCATTGGCTGGTTGTGGCTGGAGTACGAAGTACCGGCAGCGATGAAGGAGCTCATGGCGCCCGCTTCGTTGATGCCTTCTTCGAGGATCTGGCCCTTCTGGTCTTCCTTGTAGAACATCACCTGGTCTTTATCGACTGGCTCGTAGAGCTGGCCGACGGAGGAGTAGATGCCCAACTGACGGAACATGCCTTCCATACCGAAGGTACGGGCTTCGTCCGGGATGATCGGCACGATGCGCGGGCCGATTTCCTTGTCCTTGACCAGTTGCGCGAGGATCCGCACGAAGGCCATGGTGGTGGAGATTTCACGGTCGCCCGAGCCGTCGAGGATCGCCTTGAGGGTGTCCAGTGGCGGGGTCGGGATGTTGAAGCTTTGAGCGCGACGCTGTGGTACGAAACCGCCCAGGGCATTGCGACGCTCGGCCAGGTAACGGGCTTCGGCGCTGCCTGCTTCCGGTTTGAAGAACGGCAGGTTTTCCAGCTCTTCGTCCTTGACCGGGATGTCGAAACGATCGCGGAACAACTTCAGGCTGTCGACGTCGACTTTCTTGGTGTTGTGCGCAGTGTTCTTCGCTTCGCCGGCACCGGTGCCATAACCCTTGATGGTCTTGGCCAGGATGACGGTTGGTTGTTCTTTGTGGTTGACCGCTTCGTGGTACGCCGCGTAGACCTTGTACGGGTCGTGGCCGCCACGGTTGAGTTTCCAGATCTCGTCGTCGGACAGGTCTTCGACCATCGCCTTGAGTTCAGGCGTGTTGAAGAAGTGTTCACGCACGAACGCGCCGTCTTTGGCTTTGTAGTTCTGGTACTCGCCGTCGATGACTTCGTCCATGCGACGTTGCAGGATGCCGTCGACGTCCTTGGCCAGCAGTGGGTCCCAGAAACGGCCCCAGATGACTTTGGTCACGTTCCATTGAGCACCGCGGAACACGCCTTCGAGTTCCTGGATGATCTTGCCGTTGCCGCGAACCGGGCCGTCGAGGCGCTGCAGGTTGCAGTTGATGACGAAGATCAGGTTGTCCAGTTTCTCGCGGCCGGCCAGGGAGATGGCGCCCAGGGATTCCGGCTCGTCGCACTCGCCGTCGCCCAGGAAGCACCAGACTTTCTGTTTGCCTGGCTGGATGAAGCCGCGGTGTTCCAGGTACTTCATGAAGCGTGCCTGGTAGATCGCCTGGATCGGGCCCAGACCCATGGATACGGTCGGGAACTGCCAGAAGTCAGGCATCAGCCAAGGGTGAGGGTAGGACGACAGGCCCTGACCGTCGACTTCCTGGCGGAAGTTGTTCATCTGGTCTTCGGTGATGCGGCCTTCCATGAATGCACGGGCGTAGACGCCTGGCGAGGTGTGGCCCTGGAAGTAGATCAGGTCGCCGCCGTGTTCGTCGGTCGGGGCCTGGAAGAAGTAGTTGAAGCCGATGTCATACAGGGTCGCACTGGAAGCGAAGCTGGAGATGTGACCGCCGAGGTCAGAATCTTTCAGGTTCGTACGCATTACCATGGCCATCGCGTTCCAGCGCACCAGCGAGCGAATGCGGCGTTCCATGAACAGGTCGCCAGGCATGCGTGCTTCGTGGGTTACCGGGATGGTGTTGCGGTAAGGCGTGGTGATGGCGTAAGGCAACTGCGAACCGCTGCGGGTCGCGAGTTCACCCATACGGGTCATCAGATAGTGAGCACGGTCTTCGCCTTCTTTGTCGAGAACCGATTCCAGGGCGTCCAGCCATTCCTGGGTTTCGACGGGATCGAGGTCTTGCATGGCTTGCTCCAGGGCGGAAAGGCTACCAGAATCGGTTGCCTGAGTTAGCGACTGGCCTTGTGGGCAGACGTTATGAATTCTTGGATTGCCGATAGGTTGTTCCGGCGGTGTGTAGTTTTACTACAAATCATCCGGCATTTCAGCCTTGCTAATGTATATACGAGTAGTAAAACTACAGATGAGCGGCTTGTGGCCCCCGGCTGCGTTGTGAGAATAATCGTTAAGGTTGGTCTTTTACCAACCGAAAAAGGTGAAAGCTTGATGTTGGCTGCCAATAAAAAAGAATTTTCAGCTATTTCTAACTTTTGTTCGACACTCCTTCAGGTAGTGGGTTTGCGAGATTCACTACATGCAGCCCGTTACACGCCGATCAAGGATAGACCATGAGCCTGCCTACGCTTGCCGACCTGCCTGCCATCCTGTTGCCGTTGGTCACCCGCGCCGAGCAGTCGTTCCGTGCTGCCGTCAGCGCGCTGGACGATGACCACGGGCTGTCCACCTGGACCGCTGAACGCTGGGCGCAATTTGCCCGCGTCAGCGCGGCGAGCGACTTTGTCATCGAGCAAAGTGTGCGTGACCCACTGCTGTTGCTGGCGCTGGTGCAGTCCGGCGAACTCGACCGCAGCCTCGCCCCCGGGGAGATGCGCGCGCAAATTGCCGCCAGCGTGGATGCCGCGGAAACAGACGATCAACTCGCTCGTGCCTTGCGCCGTCAGCGCGCGCGCCACCAGGTGCGGATCATCTGGCGCGACCTGACGCGCCAGGCCGATCTGGTGCAGACCTGTCGCGACCTCTCGGACATGGCCGATGCCAGCATCGACCTGGCCTATCAGTGGCTGTACACCCGGCATTGCCAGCAGTTCGGCGTGCCCACCGGCCGGCGCAGCGGCGAGCCGCAGCAGATGGTCGTCCTCGGCATGGGCAAGCTGGGTGCAGTGGAACTCAATCTGTCATCGGACATCGACCTGATCTTTGCCTACCCCGAAGGCGGCGAAACCGTCGGGGTCAAGCGCCCGCTGGACAACCAGGAATTTTTCATTCGTCTCGGCCAGCGCCTGATCAAGGCCCTGGACCCGATGACCGTCGACGGTTTCGTGTTTCGCGTCGACATGCGCCTGCGCCCTTACGGCTCGTCGGGTGCGCTGGTGTTGAGTTTCAATGCGCTGGAGCAGTACTACCAGGACCAGGGTCGCGACTGGGAGCGCTACGCGATGATCAAGTCACGCGTGGTGGCGGGGGACCAAGTGGCCGGTGCGCAACTGCAAGACATGCTGCGACCCTTCGTTTACCGGCGCTATCTGGATTTTTCCGCCATCGAAGCGCTGCGCACCATGAAGCAACTGATCCAGCAGGAAGTGCGGCGCAAGGGCATGGCCGACAACATCAAGCTTGGCTCCGGCGGTATCCGTGAGGTGGAGTTTATCGCCCAGGCCTTCCAGCTGATTCACGGCGGTCGCGACCTGAGCCTGCAACAGCGTCCACTATTAAAAGTGCTGGGCACGCTCGAAGGGCAGGGTTATCTGCCGCCAGCGGTGATCAATGAACTGCGCGAAGGCTACGAATTCCTGCGCTACACCGAGCACGCGATCCAGGCGATTGCCGATCGCCAGACGCAAATGCTGCCCGACGGCGCTCAGGATCAGGCGCGTATTGCCTTCATGCTGGGCTTTGCCGATTGGCCAGCGTTTCATGAGCGCCTGATGTACTGGCGCGGCCGCGTGGCCTGGCACTTCGCTCAGGTGATCGCTGATCCTGACGAGGACCAGGGCGCCGAAAGCGAAGTGGTGGTCGGTGGTGAATGGCTGCCGCTGTGGGAAGAGGCTCAGGATGAAGAAGCGGCCTGCCGACAGTTGCAGGAAGGCGGTTTCGCCGATGCCACCAAGGCACTGAAAGCCTTGGCCAGCCTGCGCGGTAGCCCGCAGTTGCGCGCCATGCAGCGCTTGGGTCGCGAGCGTCTTGATGCCTTTATTCCGCGCTTGCTGGCTCAGGCCGTAGAGCATGCGAATCCCGATCTGGTGCTGGAGCGGGTATTGCCACTGGTTGAAGCCGTGGCGCGGCGATCTGCCTATCTGGTGCTGCTGACCGAAAACCCCGGTGCCTTGCGACGTTTGCTGACTTTGTGCGCGGCCAGTCCCTGGATTGCCGAACAGATCACCCGCTTTCCGTTGCTGCTCGATGAGTTGCTCAACGAGGGCCGGCTGTTCAAGCCGCCGTTGGCACCGGAGCTGGCCGCCGAGTTGCGCGAACGCCTGACCCGGATTCCCGAGGACGACCTCGAGCAGCAAATGGAAGCCTTGCGTCATTTCAAACTGGCGCACCGCTTGCGGGTCGCCGCTTCGGAAATCGCCGGCAGCCTGCCGCTGATGAAAGTCAGCGATTACCTGACCTGGCTCGCCGAAGCGATTGTGGAACAAGTGCTGGCCCTGGCCTGGCGGCAAACGGTCGCCAAGTACGGCACGCCGCTGCGCACCGACGGCACCTTGTGCGACCCCGGCTTCATCATTGTCGGTTATGGGAAAGTCGGTGGCCTGGAATTGGGGCATGGTTCGGATCTGGACCTGGTGTTCATCCATGATGGCGATCCACAGGCGGAAACCGACGGGCCGAAGTCGATCGACGGCGCGCAGTTTTTCACCCGGCTGGGGCAGCGGATCATTCACTTGCTCACGGCGCAGACCAACTCCGGCCAGCTCTATGAAGTCGACATGCGCCTGCGCCCGTCCGGTGCCGCCGGGTTGCTGGTGAGTTCGCTGGGGGCCTTTGCCCGTTATCAGGAAAATGAGGCCTGGACCTGGGAACATCAGGCGCTGGTCAGGGCACGGGTGTTGGTCGGCAGCGAGGATGTCGGCCGGGCGTTCGAGCAGGTTCGCGCGGCGATCCTGGGCAAGGCGCGCGACCTGCCGACCCTGCGCCAGGAGGTCAGCGAGATGCGCGCCAAGATGCGCGACAACCTGGGCAGCAAGAGTACGGCGGCCGGCACCGGGGCAAATGCCTTCGAAGCCACGGCGCCCTTCGACCTCAAGCAGGACGCCGGAGGTATCGTCGATATTGAATTTATGGTGCAATACGCGGCTCTGGCCTGGTCCGAAACACATCCGCCACTGCTGCGCTGGACGGACAACATCCGCATTCTGGAAGAGCTGGAGAAAGCGGGGTTGATGCCCGTTGAGGACGCCAGCCTGTTGCGTGAAGCCTATAAAGCTTACCGCTCCGCCGCCCACCGGCAGGCTTTGCAGAAGA
Proteins encoded in this window:
- the aceE gene encoding pyruvate dehydrogenase (acetyl-transferring), homodimeric type translates to MQDLDPVETQEWLDALESVLDKEGEDRAHYLMTRMGELATRSGSQLPYAITTPYRNTIPVTHEARMPGDLFMERRIRSLVRWNAMAMVMRTNLKDSDLGGHISSFASSATLYDIGFNYFFQAPTDEHGGDLIYFQGHTSPGVYARAFMEGRITEDQMNNFRQEVDGQGLSSYPHPWLMPDFWQFPTVSMGLGPIQAIYQARFMKYLEHRGFIQPGKQKVWCFLGDGECDEPESLGAISLAGREKLDNLIFVINCNLQRLDGPVRGNGKIIQELEGVFRGAQWNVTKVIWGRFWDPLLAKDVDGILQRRMDEVIDGEYQNYKAKDGAFVREHFFNTPELKAMVEDLSDDEIWKLNRGGHDPYKVYAAYHEAVNHKEQPTVILAKTIKGYGTGAGEAKNTAHNTKKVDVDSLKLFRDRFDIPVKDEELENLPFFKPEAGSAEARYLAERRNALGGFVPQRRAQSFNIPTPPLDTLKAILDGSGDREISTTMAFVRILAQLVKDKEIGPRIVPIIPDEARTFGMEGMFRQLGIYSSVGQLYEPVDKDQVMFYKEDQKGQILEEGINEAGAMSSFIAAGTSYSSHNQPMLPFYIFYSMFGFQRIGDLAWAAGDSRTRGFLIGGTAGRTTLNGEGLQHEDGHSHLLASTIPNCRTYDPTYGYELAVIIQDGMKKMTEEQQDVFYYITVMNESYQQPAMPAGAEEGIKKGMYLLEEDNREAAHHVQLMGSGTILREVREAAKILREQFNVGADVWSVTSFNELRRDGLAVERTNRLHPGQKPKLSYVEECLNGRQGPVIASTDYMKLFAEQIRQWVPSKEFKVLGTDGFGRSDSRKKLRHFFEVDRHFVVLAALEALADRGDIEPKVVAEAIAKFGIDPEKRNPLDC
- the glnE gene encoding bifunctional [glutamate--ammonia ligase]-adenylyl-L-tyrosine phosphorylase/[glutamate--ammonia-ligase] adenylyltransferase, with the translated sequence MSLPTLADLPAILLPLVTRAEQSFRAAVSALDDDHGLSTWTAERWAQFARVSAASDFVIEQSVRDPLLLLALVQSGELDRSLAPGEMRAQIAASVDAAETDDQLARALRRQRARHQVRIIWRDLTRQADLVQTCRDLSDMADASIDLAYQWLYTRHCQQFGVPTGRRSGEPQQMVVLGMGKLGAVELNLSSDIDLIFAYPEGGETVGVKRPLDNQEFFIRLGQRLIKALDPMTVDGFVFRVDMRLRPYGSSGALVLSFNALEQYYQDQGRDWERYAMIKSRVVAGDQVAGAQLQDMLRPFVYRRYLDFSAIEALRTMKQLIQQEVRRKGMADNIKLGSGGIREVEFIAQAFQLIHGGRDLSLQQRPLLKVLGTLEGQGYLPPAVINELREGYEFLRYTEHAIQAIADRQTQMLPDGAQDQARIAFMLGFADWPAFHERLMYWRGRVAWHFAQVIADPDEDQGAESEVVVGGEWLPLWEEAQDEEAACRQLQEGGFADATKALKALASLRGSPQLRAMQRLGRERLDAFIPRLLAQAVEHANPDLVLERVLPLVEAVARRSAYLVLLTENPGALRRLLTLCAASPWIAEQITRFPLLLDELLNEGRLFKPPLAPELAAELRERLTRIPEDDLEQQMEALRHFKLAHRLRVAASEIAGSLPLMKVSDYLTWLAEAIVEQVLALAWRQTVAKYGTPLRTDGTLCDPGFIIVGYGKVGGLELGHGSDLDLVFIHDGDPQAETDGPKSIDGAQFFTRLGQRIIHLLTAQTNSGQLYEVDMRLRPSGAAGLLVSSLGAFARYQENEAWTWEHQALVRARVLVGSEDVGRAFEQVRAAILGKARDLPTLRQEVSEMRAKMRDNLGSKSTAAGTGANAFEATAPFDLKQDAGGIVDIEFMVQYAALAWSETHPPLLRWTDNIRILEELEKAGLMPVEDASLLREAYKAYRSAAHRQALQKNAGVIPGDQFADERRQVMRIWRELGLT